One genomic window of Gracilinema caldarium DSM 7334 includes the following:
- a CDS encoding carbohydrate ABC transporter permease has translation MHINYFLIAVLAIAIIPLIIWAYLLVTEMVVSRAPRRVSRNLRPWLWLLPALSLLFVFLVYPALHTVALSFLDAKSANFVGLANYIYIFTDPNMLIVLRNNVLWLVLFTLFCLFFGLLIALLADRVRYESVAKAFVFLPMAISFVAAGVIWKFMYEYRPAGSPQIGTVNAFLTTINPSFEPKAWLFDRSTNNIALIVVGIWMWTGFAMVILSAGLKGISEDLLEAARIDGADEFIIFFKIILPLLVPTITVVATTLIINVLKVFDIVYVMTNGNLGTEVIANRMYKEMFNYRNYGRASAIATLLLLAIIPVMVMNIKRFNAEGSHE, from the coding sequence ATGCATATCAATTATTTTCTTATTGCGGTTCTGGCAATTGCGATTATACCCCTCATTATTTGGGCTTATTTGTTAGTGACGGAAATGGTGGTATCCAGGGCGCCAAGGAGGGTTTCCAGGAATCTTCGTCCCTGGTTGTGGCTTCTACCAGCTCTGTCCTTGCTTTTTGTCTTCCTGGTATACCCCGCATTACACACAGTTGCTTTGAGTTTTCTCGATGCAAAGTCCGCCAATTTTGTTGGTCTAGCGAATTATATTTATATTTTTACCGATCCCAACATGCTTATTGTACTTCGCAATAATGTGCTATGGCTGGTGCTCTTTACACTCTTCTGTCTATTTTTCGGTCTTTTAATTGCCCTACTGGCGGATCGGGTACGGTATGAATCGGTTGCAAAGGCCTTTGTTTTTTTACCTATGGCAATTTCCTTTGTAGCTGCGGGTGTTATATGGAAGTTTATGTATGAATATCGGCCTGCGGGCTCCCCGCAAATTGGAACGGTGAACGCCTTCCTTACGACTATTAACCCTTCCTTTGAACCTAAAGCCTGGCTCTTTGATCGTTCCACTAATAATATTGCCCTTATTGTTGTTGGTATCTGGATGTGGACCGGTTTTGCTATGGTTATTCTTTCTGCTGGTTTAAAGGGTATTAGCGAAGATCTTCTTGAAGCTGCCCGTATCGATGGGGCAGATGAGTTTATCATATTTTTTAAAATTATCCTTCCCCTCCTCGTACCGACGATTACGGTGGTGGCAACCACCCTGATTATAAATGTACTTAAGGTGTTTGATATTGTGTATGTAATGACCAATGGGAATCTGGGAACCGAAGTCATAGCTAACCGGATGTACAAAGAAATGTTCAATTATCGTAACTACGGCCGGGCTAGTGCCATCGCAACACTTCTGCTTTTGGCGATTATTCCGGTAATGGTGATGAATATAAAGCGATTCAATGCGGAGGGATCCCATGAGTAA
- a CDS encoding carbohydrate ABC transporter permease, which yields MSKSVNALDARYRKALAAIPLHLVLIIACIVWMVPSVGLFISSFRPKNLIAISGWWDAFTSPFSFTLDNYIHVISQGNMGRSFINSLLISVPSTIIPIFIAAAAAYAFAWMRFPLRKTLFLLVVALIVVPLQMTMIPVLRIFNRLGFTGSFTGIWLAHTAYGLPFAVYLLRNFIAQLPGSIIESAEIDGASHPLIFLKLILPTSIPAISSLAIFQFMWVWNDLLIALVYLGGTPDVAPMTVTIGNLVNSYGGGWEYLTAAAFISMALPLVVFFGLQQYFVKGVLAGSVKE from the coding sequence ATGAGTAAATCTGTCAATGCTCTTGATGCACGGTACCGGAAAGCCCTTGCAGCTATTCCTCTGCATCTTGTACTCATCATTGCCTGTATTGTCTGGATGGTTCCCTCGGTGGGGCTATTCATCAGTTCCTTTCGGCCAAAGAACCTGATAGCTATCAGCGGCTGGTGGGACGCCTTTACAAGCCCCTTTTCCTTTACACTAGATAACTATATTCATGTTATTTCTCAGGGAAACATGGGAAGGAGTTTTATCAACAGTCTTCTTATTTCGGTTCCTTCTACGATTATTCCCATTTTTATCGCCGCTGCCGCGGCCTATGCCTTTGCATGGATGCGGTTTCCCCTGCGGAAAACCCTCTTTTTGCTGGTCGTAGCTCTTATCGTGGTTCCTCTGCAGATGACCATGATTCCCGTTCTGCGGATCTTTAACCGCCTTGGCTTTACCGGCAGCTTTACCGGCATCTGGCTTGCCCACACAGCCTATGGGCTCCCCTTCGCGGTATACCTTTTACGGAACTTTATTGCCCAGCTGCCGGGATCTATAATCGAATCCGCTGAAATTGATGGGGCTTCTCATCCGCTCATATTCCTCAAGCTGATTCTCCCCACATCTATTCCGGCAATTTCTTCGCTCGCTATTTTCCAGTTTATGTGGGTCTGGAATGATCTTCTCATTGCCCTTGTGTATCTGGGAGGAACCCCCGATGTGGCACCCATGACGGTTACTATAGGGAATCTTGTTAATTCCTATGGTGGAGGATGGGAATATCTTACTGCAGCAGCATTTATTTCCATGGCGCTACCCCTTGTGGTCTTCTTTGGATTACAGCAATATTTTGTAAAGGGCGTTCTGGCCGGTTCGGTCAAGGAATAA
- a CDS encoding LacI family DNA-binding transcriptional regulator: protein MKKRMVSASDVAKLAGVSRTTVSFILNNTPGKHISEATRQRVLQAATALEYVPDEDAVSVARRTHFTIGFFISHSSSIFTDAYIIRLIDGMALVFNKHRCRLVLQPLRQSQTNYVELVRSQSLDGVILINTHTNDPGIFELEQAGIPLVVIGSVEGLHIPQVDIDNTAAAREMAEHLISLGHSRIAMIVHAPVSYYAAAHRLAGYTAALNAAGLQVRQEYIKIADFTEASGYRAMRELLDVKERPTAVFAGNDVVAYGAMQAIQDTGLSIPDDISLAGFDDDYLSRYLNPPLTTVTQPAAGLGEAAARLVLKQIFSPSPKTNMTELNTSDASNIHRIILPTVLALRESCRSLQHEQQ, encoded by the coding sequence ATGAAAAAACGAATGGTTTCAGCATCCGATGTGGCAAAGCTCGCAGGGGTATCTCGAACAACCGTATCCTTTATTTTAAATAATACCCCAGGGAAACACATCAGTGAGGCAACTCGACAGCGGGTGCTGCAAGCAGCAACTGCACTGGAATATGTTCCCGATGAAGATGCGGTGAGTGTGGCCCGGAGAACCCACTTTACCATCGGCTTTTTTATCAGCCATTCAAGTTCTATCTTTACCGATGCCTATATTATTAGGTTGATTGATGGCATGGCGCTGGTGTTCAACAAACACCGATGCCGGCTTGTTTTGCAACCCTTACGGCAATCACAGACCAATTATGTGGAACTGGTTCGTTCTCAATCACTAGATGGAGTTATTCTTATCAACACCCATACGAATGATCCGGGTATCTTTGAGTTGGAACAGGCGGGTATTCCCCTAGTAGTGATTGGTTCTGTAGAAGGGCTCCACATTCCTCAGGTTGATATCGATAATACTGCTGCTGCCAGGGAAATGGCTGAACATCTTATATCATTGGGGCATTCCAGGATCGCCATGATTGTGCATGCACCGGTTTCTTATTATGCTGCAGCCCATCGTCTTGCAGGCTATACTGCGGCTCTAAATGCTGCAGGATTACAGGTTCGGCAGGAATATATCAAAATTGCGGATTTTACCGAAGCTTCAGGTTATAGAGCTATGCGGGAACTCCTCGACGTAAAAGAAAGGCCCACCGCAGTGTTTGCAGGTAACGATGTGGTAGCCTATGGTGCCATGCAGGCAATTCAGGATACGGGCTTGTCTATCCCTGATGATATATCTCTCGCTGGTTTTGATGACGATTATCTTTCCCGTTATTTAAACCCGCCGCTCACCACGGTTACCCAACCTGCGGCCGGCCTTGGTGAAGCAGCAGCACGTTTGGTCCTTAAACAAATATTTTCTCCATCACCAAAAACAAATATGACAGAGCTTAATACTTCGGATGCTTCAAATATTCATAGAATTATTTTGCCCACGGTGCTTGCACTACGGGAATCTTGCAGGAGTCTACAGCATGAGCAGCAATGA
- the pgmB gene encoding beta-phosphoglucomutase — protein sequence MSSNDQYEWKIIENSWNKKKLGKDETLFTLANGHLGLRGDFDEPEPAFHRGTYINGFFEKEPIVYGEIAYGYAEHHETILNLPDPKQVRLYVNETEFRLDQVQLGFYQRYLDMKHGLLVRELEALLPNGCSIRLKSRRIVSFSRETLGALEYQCTLLKSPENKPVSIRVECPLEALASNRKAEKDPRVGSKFSRHPYRISSLSVDEHSAALSLETHRSGLAVGMVLHYQMVAHNDMKASYKRSDHTIVHNWEGVLIPGGTFTLYKYFSYNMGNAGEQDVLQYQNKQVIQNALAAGYNQLVQEQHEYLKAFWNHADILIDGDPEIQQAIRFNIFHILQSSGRSGKTSIAAKGLTGEGYEGHYFWDTEIYVCPLFTYTKPEIARSLLEYRYAILDKARQRAHTMAEKGALFPWRTIDGEETSAYYPAGTAQYHINADIVYAMEKYCMASGDREFLYNQAAEVAVETARLWLSLGHFGPDGKFRIDCVTGPDEYTALVNNNAYTNLMAKNNLLFACKTLGQLQKDEPNLYKRFCERLAIQHDEPEQWERVAHSMYIPFDAKTGIYPQDDSFMHKEPWPFDTTPRDKYPLLLHFHPLVIYRHQVLKQPDLVLAQFLLSEQFTLAEKIRNYWFYEKLTTGDSSLSHCIQSIMAAEIGDETKAYDYFLKTVRMDLDDVHGNSQDGIHTAAMAGSWLSIIYGFAGFRDRPRQGTDVRYSFNPRLPAQWKRLVVSLQLEDYILKVDVGRHVVQYSLLEKDSETKLAALAVQSKDEHTDLKGQSAGELRGLPIVHRNQLLALYPGDSVTISLKPVLRAVMFDLDGVITDTARLHFKAWKRLTDEQGWSFDEKLNENLKGISRIGSLEIILNYNKVSLTPEKKHLFAERKNSYYNELLVDLGPQDILPGIQELLMELGKKGVKRMIASASKNALRIINQLQLGPIPGPYFEGIVDPDSVTCGKPDPELFLQASERANVDPRDCIGIEDAQAGIDAIKAAGMIAIGVGQGLKHADKTIHDTRELSYSFLEKVFERY from the coding sequence ATGAGCAGCAATGATCAATATGAATGGAAAATCATCGAAAATTCCTGGAATAAAAAAAAACTCGGCAAAGACGAAACCCTCTTTACGTTGGCCAATGGTCACCTTGGTTTACGGGGAGATTTTGATGAACCTGAACCGGCTTTTCATCGAGGAACCTATATCAATGGCTTTTTCGAAAAGGAACCCATCGTATATGGCGAAATAGCCTATGGTTATGCAGAACATCATGAAACGATTCTGAATCTTCCTGATCCAAAACAGGTTCGACTCTATGTAAATGAGACAGAATTCCGCCTCGATCAGGTTCAATTGGGATTTTACCAGCGATATCTGGATATGAAACATGGGCTTCTCGTCCGGGAACTTGAAGCTCTTCTTCCAAATGGCTGCAGTATACGGTTAAAAAGCCGACGTATTGTAAGTTTTAGCCGAGAAACCCTCGGTGCTCTGGAATATCAGTGTACACTCTTAAAAAGTCCTGAGAACAAACCTGTATCCATCCGTGTGGAATGTCCGCTGGAAGCCCTTGCTTCGAACCGAAAAGCTGAAAAGGATCCCCGGGTCGGATCAAAATTTTCCCGGCACCCCTATCGAATAAGTTCTCTAAGTGTTGATGAACATTCTGCAGCTTTAAGCCTTGAGACCCATCGTAGTGGTCTTGCAGTAGGAATGGTACTGCACTATCAAATGGTTGCTCATAATGATATGAAGGCTTCCTATAAGCGTTCTGATCATACTATTGTCCATAATTGGGAAGGTGTTCTGATCCCTGGGGGAACTTTTACATTATATAAATATTTTTCTTATAATATGGGAAATGCAGGTGAACAGGATGTTCTTCAATACCAAAATAAACAGGTTATTCAAAATGCCTTGGCTGCTGGTTATAATCAGTTGGTTCAAGAACAGCATGAGTATCTTAAGGCCTTCTGGAATCATGCAGATATTCTCATAGATGGTGATCCGGAGATACAACAGGCAATTCGTTTTAATATTTTTCATATTCTGCAATCTTCTGGCCGCTCAGGAAAAACCAGTATAGCTGCGAAGGGATTAACCGGTGAAGGGTATGAGGGCCATTATTTCTGGGACACTGAAATTTATGTATGTCCCCTCTTTACCTATACCAAGCCCGAAATTGCTCGCAGCTTGCTGGAATATCGCTATGCCATACTCGATAAAGCCCGGCAGCGGGCTCACACCATGGCAGAAAAAGGGGCTCTCTTCCCCTGGCGTACTATTGATGGTGAAGAAACCAGTGCCTACTATCCTGCGGGAACAGCCCAGTACCATATCAATGCGGATATTGTTTATGCTATGGAAAAATATTGTATGGCCTCTGGGGACCGGGAATTTTTATATAACCAGGCGGCTGAGGTTGCGGTAGAAACTGCTCGGCTCTGGTTATCCCTGGGGCACTTTGGACCGGATGGAAAATTCCGTATTGATTGTGTAACTGGTCCTGATGAATATACTGCCTTAGTCAATAATAATGCGTACACGAACCTCATGGCAAAAAACAACCTTCTTTTTGCTTGTAAGACCCTGGGACAATTACAAAAAGATGAGCCTAATCTTTATAAACGTTTTTGTGAGCGTCTTGCGATACAACATGATGAACCTGAGCAATGGGAAAGGGTTGCCCATTCGATGTATATCCCCTTCGATGCAAAAACAGGCATTTATCCCCAGGATGATTCTTTTATGCACAAGGAACCCTGGCCCTTCGACACAACCCCGCGGGATAAGTACCCCCTTTTGCTGCATTTTCATCCTCTGGTAATTTACCGACATCAGGTTCTGAAACAACCTGACCTTGTGCTTGCCCAGTTCCTGCTTTCTGAACAATTTACTCTGGCAGAAAAGATTCGAAATTACTGGTTTTACGAAAAGCTGACCACCGGCGATTCCTCTCTTTCCCATTGTATCCAGAGCATCATGGCTGCAGAGATTGGAGATGAAACAAAGGCCTATGATTACTTCCTGAAGACGGTTCGAATGGATCTGGATGATGTTCATGGCAACAGTCAGGATGGTATCCATACTGCCGCGATGGCCGGGAGTTGGCTCTCAATTATCTATGGTTTTGCGGGGTTTCGGGATCGTCCTCGCCAGGGAACCGATGTGCGGTACTCCTTTAATCCCAGATTGCCTGCCCAATGGAAACGGCTCGTAGTTTCTTTACAATTAGAAGATTATATCCTTAAGGTTGATGTAGGTCGTCACGTGGTACAGTACAGTTTATTAGAAAAGGATTCAGAGACTAAGCTGGCTGCTTTAGCTGTACAGTCCAAAGATGAGCACACTGACTTGAAAGGTCAGTCAGCAGGTGAATTAAGGGGTCTTCCCATTGTACATCGCAACCAATTGCTCGCCCTGTATCCAGGCGATTCGGTGACGATATCTCTTAAACCTGTTTTGCGTGCTGTTATGTTTGATTTAGATGGAGTCATAACTGATACTGCCCGTCTCCATTTTAAGGCCTGGAAACGTCTTACTGATGAGCAGGGCTGGTCCTTCGACGAAAAATTAAATGAAAACCTAAAAGGAATTTCCCGGATCGGCTCATTAGAAATTATCCTAAACTATAACAAAGTATCCCTTACCCCTGAAAAGAAACACCTATTTGCTGAACGGAAAAATAGTTACTATAACGAATTACTTGTTGATCTTGGGCCCCAGGATATACTGCCGGGCATTCAGGAACTACTTATGGAATTAGGGAAAAAGGGTGTAAAGCGAATGATTGCTTCGGCAAGTAAAAATGCACTTCGCATTATTAACCAATTGCAATTAGGCCCGATTCCTGGTCCATATTTTGAAGGCATAGTGGACCCTGATTCTGTAACTTGTGGTAAGCCAGATCCAGAGCTTTTTCTACAAGCTTCAGAACGAGCTAATGTTGATCCTAGGGATTGTATTGGCATCGAGGATGCTCAGGCTGGTATCGACGCAATTAAGGCTGCAGGGATGATTGCCATTGGAGTTGGGCAGGGTCTTAAGCATGCGGATAAAACTATACATGATACAAGAGAACTTTCATATTCTTTTTTAGAAAAAGTTTTTGAGAGATACTAA
- a CDS encoding sensor histidine kinase, translating to MFTYTPYIWPLLIATVLCIVIAFYVQKYPETPASRPFIYMMWVGAGWTAFYGLSIITVWYPLRLFLSMAMYIPSRLMAPVILYMALEYTGKGRWITTKHVILVLLIPIIAILASMTSPWHTLFRYNFVLDATGSLPILYYTPGPIFTLSNIYNSVVILGSLVIMLSSLQDRALKPQSTLLLMIGILIPIIVEILFINNITPIKGYNLAASTVVFTGGTYLVALMKYRLFGFVPIARSTVLEHISDLVIVFDNQAQIVDANPAAIQAIGLNPKGYVGIPNDYLPGHWGTFFKIQAELGPGQRDVELLIKDEQKIFDLTVKNIVDSRARSLGILFLLHDITNLRISEQKIKQLLDEKTLLLREVHHRIKNNLSVIGSLLSLQSETVQDEAAKNALLEARNRVQSMSILYDKLYRSDGSKEMPLDEYLSPLIDKLVSMFPLQPYVRIIKQIEPIVINAKILFSLGIIVNELLTNALKYAFAPGESGAIQIVSSMQGDLVTISVIDSGGKYSDNVASSTAGFGLQVVQLMAKQIGAQFKIYTSTNGKAATIADISFYKG from the coding sequence ATGTTTACTTACACACCCTATATATGGCCCTTACTCATTGCAACGGTACTCTGCATTGTCATTGCTTTTTACGTACAAAAGTACCCGGAAACGCCGGCTTCCAGGCCCTTTATTTATATGATGTGGGTTGGTGCAGGGTGGACTGCCTTTTATGGTCTTTCGATCATTACAGTATGGTATCCTTTACGATTATTCCTTTCTATGGCCATGTACATTCCATCCCGGCTTATGGCTCCAGTAATTCTCTATATGGCCCTTGAATATACTGGAAAAGGTCGTTGGATAACCACAAAGCATGTGATATTGGTGTTGCTCATCCCGATTATTGCAATTTTGGCTTCCATGACGAGTCCATGGCATACACTGTTTCGCTATAATTTTGTACTTGATGCAACAGGGAGCTTACCCATTCTTTATTATACCCCAGGGCCAATTTTTACACTCAGTAATATTTATAATTCCGTTGTTATTCTTGGTTCACTAGTTATTATGTTGAGTTCCTTACAAGATCGGGCACTTAAACCCCAATCTACGTTATTATTAATGATTGGTATTTTAATCCCCATCATTGTTGAAATTTTGTTTATAAATAATATCACTCCTATCAAAGGTTATAATCTTGCAGCCAGTACTGTTGTTTTTACTGGAGGAACCTATTTAGTAGCCCTTATGAAGTATCGGCTTTTCGGTTTTGTTCCTATTGCCCGCTCTACTGTGTTAGAGCACATCTCCGATTTAGTGATTGTATTTGATAATCAGGCTCAAATTGTCGATGCTAATCCTGCAGCCATTCAGGCTATCGGCCTGAATCCTAAGGGGTATGTAGGCATTCCTAATGACTATCTTCCAGGCCATTGGGGCACCTTTTTTAAGATCCAGGCTGAATTAGGTCCTGGGCAACGGGATGTGGAACTACTCATAAAGGATGAACAAAAGATATTTGACCTTACGGTTAAAAATATAGTAGATAGCCGGGCTCGATCACTTGGTATTCTTTTTTTATTGCATGATATTACAAATCTTCGTATCTCTGAACAAAAGATTAAACAATTACTTGATGAAAAAACCTTACTTCTACGAGAAGTTCATCATCGAATTAAAAATAATTTAAGTGTAATTGGGAGCTTATTATCTTTGCAATCTGAAACTGTACAGGATGAAGCCGCAAAAAATGCCCTCCTCGAAGCCCGCAATCGTGTTCAGAGTATGTCCATACTGTATGACAAGCTGTACCGTTCCGATGGATCAAAGGAGATGCCTCTGGATGAATACTTATCCCCCCTCATTGATAAATTGGTATCTATGTTTCCACTCCAACCGTATGTTAGGATTATTAAACAAATAGAACCCATTGTGATTAATGCAAAAATTCTTTTTTCTCTTGGAATCATCGTTAACGAACTGCTTACTAATGCATTAAAATATGCCTTTGCACCTGGAGAATCAGGTGCCATTCAGATTGTATCTTCAATGCAGGGGGATCTTGTTACTATCAGCGTTATCGACAGCGGCGGTAAATATTCGGACAATGTGGCTAGTTCTACTGCAGGTTTTGGTTTGCAGGTGGTTCAACTCATGGCAAAACAAATAGGTGCTCAATTTAAAATTTATACGAGTACGAATGGGAAGGCTGCAACGATCGCAGATATATCATTTTATAAAGGGTAG
- a CDS encoding FKBP-type peptidyl-prolyl cis-trans isomerase: MDNPMKKTVLSIFLASTVLFACNAKGSADASKDTNATKPASKSDTSYAVGMALGKSVKDTGLELDYNAFLQGFKDNMEGKKLKLTEEQANSYIQEAIMAAQTKKAADNKVKETKFLEDNGKKPGVKTTDSGLQYEVISEGTGAKPQATDTVKVHYTGTLMDGTKFDSSVDRGEPATFPLDQVIPGWTEGIQLMTVGSKYKLYIPSALAYGESGAGNVIPPNAPLIFEVELLGIEK, from the coding sequence ATGGATAATCCTATGAAAAAGACCGTATTATCAATTTTTTTAGCATCCACTGTACTTTTTGCCTGTAATGCCAAAGGTTCCGCCGATGCATCCAAAGACACCAATGCAACAAAGCCAGCATCTAAATCAGATACAAGCTATGCAGTTGGTATGGCCCTAGGAAAAAGTGTCAAGGATACTGGCCTAGAACTCGATTACAATGCCTTTTTACAGGGGTTTAAAGATAACATGGAAGGTAAAAAACTGAAGCTGACCGAAGAGCAGGCCAATTCTTATATTCAGGAAGCCATTATGGCAGCTCAGACCAAGAAAGCTGCAGACAATAAGGTTAAAGAAACAAAGTTTCTGGAAGATAATGGTAAGAAGCCTGGAGTAAAGACTACCGACAGTGGACTGCAATATGAAGTTATTTCCGAAGGTACCGGTGCAAAACCTCAGGCTACTGATACGGTAAAGGTTCATTATACCGGTACTCTCATGGATGGAACCAAATTTGACAGCTCCGTCGACCGCGGTGAACCGGCAACGTTCCCTCTGGATCAGGTTATTCCTGGCTGGACTGAGGGTATTCAGCTTATGACCGTGGGAAGTAAATATAAACTATATATCCCTTCAGCCCTTGCCTATGGTGAAAGTGGTGCAGGTAACGTTATTCCACCAAACGCTCCGCTTATTTTCGAAGTAGAACTCTTAGGTATTGAAAAGTAA
- a CDS encoding nucleoside-diphosphate kinase, which translates to MEQTLSYVLVTPYTIAKSRTGGVIARLLSRLDLELVGAQMIAPDEAFVKEYAGLIRNQKDPANPKAADLLADYVLNHLAPSGGRKHRSLLLLFRGTDAVRKLSDIVGALYPENMGIESITGETIRDTYADMIVDPNDPSKVTYLEPAVLTPRSQEAADQNLALFARFLEDQPNIIENVVYQDPSKIERTLVILKPDNWKYNSSRPGTIIDMFSRTGLRIIAIKVHRFSIAEALEFYGPVKDALKNKLSPVFGKKAKELLEAEFKISLSETTEKALTENFGVEYALDQFEQIVEFMSGQKPSKCPVEEMNQPGSVKCMILIYEGENAVNKIRDVLGPTDPLKAPMGTVRREFGSNVMVNTAHASDSPDNAKREMGIVKINHNNCAEVIKAYLAVK; encoded by the coding sequence ATGGAACAAACCCTTTCATACGTTTTGGTTACCCCCTACACTATTGCAAAAAGCCGGACCGGTGGTGTGATTGCCCGCCTACTATCTCGCCTGGATCTCGAATTGGTAGGCGCCCAGATGATTGCCCCTGACGAAGCCTTTGTAAAGGAATATGCCGGTTTAATACGCAATCAAAAAGATCCCGCAAATCCGAAAGCAGCAGACCTGCTTGCAGATTATGTGCTCAACCATCTAGCCCCTTCTGGGGGTCGAAAACATCGCTCGTTACTATTACTTTTCCGGGGTACCGATGCGGTTCGGAAACTCTCTGATATTGTCGGCGCCCTTTATCCGGAAAACATGGGGATTGAATCGATTACCGGTGAAACCATCAGGGACACCTATGCGGATATGATTGTTGATCCTAATGATCCAAGCAAAGTAACTTACCTGGAACCTGCAGTTTTAACACCACGCAGTCAGGAAGCGGCAGATCAGAACCTGGCCCTCTTCGCACGATTCCTTGAAGATCAGCCTAATATCATTGAAAACGTAGTATATCAGGATCCTTCAAAGATTGAACGAACCTTGGTCATTCTAAAACCTGATAACTGGAAATATAATTCTTCCCGCCCAGGGACCATCATCGATATGTTCTCCCGTACCGGTTTGCGTATCATCGCAATAAAAGTACATCGGTTTTCTATTGCCGAAGCCCTCGAATTTTATGGACCGGTAAAGGATGCCCTAAAAAATAAACTCAGCCCTGTGTTTGGTAAAAAGGCTAAAGAACTATTGGAAGCAGAATTTAAAATTAGCCTGAGCGAAACCACAGAGAAAGCTCTTACTGAAAACTTTGGGGTTGAATATGCTCTTGATCAATTTGAACAAATTGTTGAGTTTATGTCGGGGCAAAAACCTAGTAAGTGCCCAGTAGAAGAAATGAATCAGCCCGGTTCGGTTAAATGTATGATACTTATTTATGAAGGCGAAAATGCGGTTAATAAGATCCGGGATGTACTTGGACCAACTGATCCGCTTAAGGCTCCCATGGGAACAGTCCGTCGCGAATTTGGTAGTAATGTCATGGTTAACACTGCCCATGCATCGGATTCACCAGATAATGCAAAACGAGAAATGGGAATTGTTAAGATCAATCACAACAACTGTGCAGAAGTTATAAAAGCGTATCTGGCAGTAAAATAG
- a CDS encoding ABC transporter substrate-binding protein codes for MKKRFGLILVTALALSLVTVLVSCGGKAQSDVIKIGVFEPLTGANGAGGADEAEGVKLANLLYPTVTVGGKEYKIELVVADNKSDKVEAANAATMLAQKAKVNAVIGSWGSSLSMAGGPIFAEAKIPAVGASCTNPNVTKGNEYYFRVCFIDPFQGDVMANYAFKNLGAKKAAIIREVSNDYSVGLAKFFMDSFIKLTGDPNAIVAQADYNTNDQDFNAQLTNIKKAKPNVIFAPGNFTESALLIKQARQQGITTPFLGGDTWDEAAFLEVGGKEVEGAVFSTFFANDVPINGTSAVFLKEFRAKFNKEPAAVAALGFDAYLVILDAIKRANSVDPVKIRDEIAKTTNFEGAAGSISINADRNAEKDAVIKVVKDGKFQYLTTVKP; via the coding sequence ATGAAAAAGCGTTTTGGTTTAATTTTAGTTACAGCCTTAGCACTAAGCCTCGTTACAGTCTTGGTGAGCTGCGGCGGAAAAGCCCAGTCGGATGTCATCAAAATTGGTGTATTTGAACCCTTAACGGGAGCCAATGGTGCCGGTGGTGCCGATGAAGCAGAGGGTGTCAAGCTGGCAAACCTGCTCTATCCAACTGTTACTGTTGGTGGCAAGGAATATAAAATTGAACTTGTGGTAGCAGACAACAAATCTGACAAGGTGGAAGCGGCCAATGCAGCCACCATGCTGGCCCAGAAAGCTAAGGTGAATGCAGTGATCGGAAGCTGGGGTTCTTCTCTTTCCATGGCTGGGGGCCCCATTTTTGCGGAAGCCAAAATCCCCGCAGTTGGTGCTTCCTGTACCAATCCCAACGTGACCAAAGGCAATGAATATTACTTCCGAGTTTGTTTTATCGACCCCTTCCAGGGTGATGTCATGGCCAACTATGCCTTTAAGAATCTAGGCGCAAAAAAGGCTGCCATTATCCGTGAAGTGTCCAATGATTATTCGGTCGGACTGGCTAAATTCTTTATGGATAGTTTCATCAAACTGACCGGGGATCCGAATGCTATCGTTGCCCAAGCAGACTATAACACCAATGACCAGGACTTTAATGCCCAGCTTACTAATATCAAAAAAGCTAAGCCCAATGTCATTTTTGCTCCCGGTAACTTTACTGAAAGTGCCCTGCTCATAAAACAGGCCCGCCAGCAGGGTATCACCACTCCGTTCCTGGGCGGTGATACCTGGGATGAGGCTGCCTTCCTGGAAGTAGGCGGCAAGGAAGTTGAAGGGGCGGTGTTTTCCACCTTCTTCGCCAATGATGTGCCGATCAATGGCACCAGTGCGGTCTTCCTAAAGGAATTCCGGGCTAAGTTCAATAAAGAACCCGCCGCCGTTGCTGCCCTTGGTTTCGATGCCTACCTGGTCATCCTTGATGCAATTAAGCGGGCCAATTCGGTAGATCCGGTAAAGATCCGGGATGAAATTGCCAAAACCACGAACTTCGAAGGGGCCGCTGGTTCCATCAGTATCAATGCGGATCGGAATGCCGAAAAGGACGCGGTTATAAAAGTTGTAAAGGACGGAAAATTCCAGTATCTGACCACGGTAAAGCCATAA